A single region of the Mercenaria mercenaria strain notata chromosome 6, MADL_Memer_1, whole genome shotgun sequence genome encodes:
- the LOC123549614 gene encoding uncharacterized protein LOC123549614 has translation MAEGGGYNVSVRGSDAEFEYTCTPCTEDGSNQEAVKYCPECKEFLCAACTKCHKKFSATKKHILLEKDFQKHKHTVETSVGVVKKREKCAAHVERDIEMYCGSHDMVYCALCIAKDHRSCPNVFEIKEAVERFSVQPDDITVAKVENVAKKLAETKQNKNENVKSIEMESNNILINVEGTKEKLIKHVKKLAGETTVKVNAARTNLKQELENERDTIDENISLVENCRRQLCSLKQFDKSEQFVQQKLQKGVLRAAETLLGDAVQYESKKITFKENDVLIDQILTATSLVQTEEKRCQTTQSMKLPPSVKSKQVVNVRVSGDENTCCIYGICQLPGGTIVLTDYKNYRLKRLDNQYKVSDHLDLDSKPTGICCIGTNEVAIKQVNNKVQFVSVGRSMSKTSTFDIDYGDYLGFIYFANTLWSYTVHGLNIFSTSGTKLKSLKDDTFWKHLFPSSVRPKIFPVCSDRTFVYVSDFDNIVACLDADENVKAMLADPSLKGIRAACISSNDVVFVAGFSSNNIMMFESDGKCLGELVTVSQPQYLCYDSEKDKLIVGCYGDNNIVVIDLEIPRTAVK, from the exons ATGGCAGAAGGAGGTGGTTACAATGTTTCAGTGCGGGGTTCTGATGCAGAATTTGAGTACACGTGCACACCGTGCACAGAAGACGGCAGCAATCAAGAAGCAGTGAAATACTGCCCGGAATGTAAGGAATTTCTTTGTGCAGCATgtacaaaatgtcataaaaagtTTTCCGCAACGAAGAAGCATATCCTGCTTGAAAAAGACTTCCAGAAGCACAAACATACTGTTGAAACCAGTGTGGGAGTAGTGAAGAAAAGAGAAAAGTGTGCAGCTCATGTGGAAAGAGATATTGAGATGTACTGCGGATCACATGACATGGTTTACTGTGCTCTGTGCATTGCTAAAGATCACAG ATCATGTCCGAATGTATTCGAAATCAAAGAAGCAGTTGAACGCTTTTCTGTGCAGCCAGACGACATTACAGTTGCAAAAGTTGAAAATGTGGCGAAGAAATTggcagaaacaaaacaaaacaaaaatgaaaacgtcaAAAGTATTGAGATGGAAAGTAATAACATACTAATTAATGTTGAAGGAACAAAAGAGAAGCTTATTAAGCATGTTAAAAAACTTGCTGGAGAAACAACAGTAAAAGTCAACGCAGCACGCACTAATCTTAAACAAGAGTTAGAAAATGAGCGGGATACCATTGATGAGAATATTTCATTGGTAGAAAACTGCAGACGACAACTGTGTTCTTTGAAGCAGTTTGACAAAAGCGAACAGTTTGTCCAACAAAAGCTGCAAAAAGGAGTTTTACGTGCAGCTGAAACACTTCTTGGTGATGCAGTGCAGTATGAATCAAAGAAAATCACATTCAAAGAGAATGACGTTTTGATCGACCAAATTTTGACAGCTACTTCCCTGGTGCAAACAGAAGAAAAGAGATGTCAGACAACACAAAGCATGAAGCTACCACCTAGTGTTAAATCAAAACAAGTTGTAAACGTGAGAGTGTCTGGTGATGAAAACACATGTTGTATATATGGAATATGTCAGCTACCAGGTGGAACTATTGTTTTGACAGATTATAAGAACTACAGGCTAAAAAGGCTTGACAACCAGTATAAAGTCAGTGACCACCTTGACCTGGATTCCAAACCTACAGGAATTTGTTGTATTGGTACAAATGAGGTAGCTATAAAACAGGTAAACAACAAGGTACAGTTTGTGTCAGTTGGTAGAAGTATGTCAAAGACTAGTACATTTGATATAGACTATGGAGATTATCTtggttttatatattttgctaatACATTATGGAGTTACACTGTACATGGCTTGAATATATTCAGCACATCCGGCACAAAGCTGAAAAGCCTCAAGGATGACACCTTTTGGAAACACTTGTTTCCGTCATCTGTGAGACCCAAGATATTCCCAGTTTGCAGTGATAGAACATTCGTGTACGTGTCAGACTTTGATAACATTGTTGCTTGTCTGGACGCTGATGAGAATGTGAAGGCGATGCTGGCAGATCCAAGTCTTAAAGGGATAAGAGCTGCATGCATATCCAGTAACGATGTCGTATTTGTGGCTGGATTCTCCTCAAATAATATCATGATGTTTGAAAGTGATGGCAAATGTCTCGGTGAATTAGTAACTGTTAGCCAGCCACAGTATCTATGTTACGATAGTGAGAAGGATAAACTTATTGTTGGTTGTTACGGTGACAATAATATTGTGGTGATAGATCTCGAAATCCCACGTACTGCTGTAAAGTAA